In Daucus carota subsp. sativus chromosome 4, DH1 v3.0, whole genome shotgun sequence, one DNA window encodes the following:
- the LOC108216728 gene encoding uncharacterized protein LOC108216728 encodes MAYQHYRSPFGDTTFTKVFVGGLAWETPTNVLQEYFEQFGEILEAVIITDKITGKSKGYGFVTFRDAESARRSCAEPNPVIDGRKANCNIASLGRPRPSTPRGRTQDGPSSSSSSYSGVPGVALAPPVPPPPPVIYPPYGFGPYPSDYGYHQGMYNPQVQQQQAQYYQQAYGVGVSSPSAISSPYYYGYPMHATRGTFYSGSQRIPPPQSYPYYPQLTQMQHHQQQQELPSFPSYPPAPLLLQPPQHPFPPPSPDPRTTQHTSSDETEGGAEVVISESPNT; translated from the exons ATGGCGTACCAGCATTATCGATCACCTTTCGGGGACACTACGTTTACCAAAGTGTTTGTTGGCGGACTTGCTTGGGAGACGCCTACAAATGTACTGCAAGAATATTTTGAGCAATTCGGGGAAATTCTTGAAGCGGTTATCATCACTGATAAAATTACAGGAAAATCTAAAGGATATGGATTT GTAACTTTCCGCGATGCTGAATCAGCTAGGAGATCTTGTGCAGAACCGAACCCTGTGATTGATGGAAGAAAAGCAAATTGCAATATTGCTTCCCTTGGCCGGCCTAGACCTTCCACGCCTCGAG GAAGAACACAAGATggaccatcatcatcatcatcatcctatAGTGGAGTGCCGGGAGTGGCATTAGCTCCACCAGTACCCCCACCACCACCTGTCATTTATCCACCTTACGG GTTCGGACCCTACCCTTCTGATTACGGCTACCACCAA GGCATGTACAATCCGCAAGTTCAGCAGCAGCAGGCACAATATTATCAACAGGCATATGGAGTGGGAGTGTCATCTCCATCAGCAATAAGCTCACCCTATTATTATGGATACCCGATGCACGCTACAAGGGGAACATTTTATTCAGGTTCTCAGAGAATTCCCCCACCACAGTCTTATCCTTACTATCCTCAGCTTACACAAATGCAGCACCACCAGCAGCAACAGGAATTGCCCTCTTTCCCTAGCTATCCTCCGGCCCCTCTTCTACTTCAACCACCCCAGCACCCGTTCCCCCCTCCTAGTCCAG ATCCACGGACTACGCAACATACCTCAAGCGATGAAACAGAAGGTGGTGCAGAAGTGGTTATTTCGGAGAGTCCAAATACATGA